The sequence gtgaagtttcagctcacTAGGTGCATCTCAACAGCATGGACATATCTCTGGGTGACGTGGACATCCCCATGCATTCAACTTATCAAAATATGACTAATTCAATAATGCACCATTCCATTCTCTGGGCTCTGTCTGCAATCATAATCAGTAATAtataccagtggtgtaaagtacttaagtaaaaatactttaaggtactacttaagtagttttgggtggtatctgtacttcactttattatttatatttttgagaacttttacttcactacattcctaaagaaaattatgtactttttactccatacattttccctgacagccaaaagtactcgttacacttatcaagagaacatccctggtcacctctactgcttctgatctggcggactcactaaacacaaatgctctgtttttgaatgatgtctgagtgttggagtgtgcccctggctatccgtaaatttaaaaaacacgAACAATTGTGCCatatggtttgcttaatataaggaatgtgaaattatgtattattttacttttgatacataagtacatttttgcaattacatttacttttgacacttaagtgtatttcaaaccaaatacttttagacttttactcaagttgtattgtactgggtgactcacttttacttgagtcattttctattcaggtatctttacttttactcaaggatgacaattgggtactttttccaccactggtatctaccaggaataaggaaACATAGATTAATATTAGATGTTTGGTGAATCTATGAGTTATGTATGACCACTGGAGTCTTTTCCactcaaaaaatgtttttatagaaTATTTAATCACTCAATATCTTGCCAAAGTATATTCTGTGGAATAACATGATTTATTTGAATCGGGTCATGAACATATGGACTTTGAAATGAACAAGTGAGAAGTTAAATGTAGGCTAAGTCTGGCATAAGCTTATTCCCACACTTTACAATAACTCTGTTGCAGTGGTCTTAGGTAGTCTCAGTTTTAAGCTATTCCCTCCATCGCGACACTGCTGCCCAGTTGAAGAGATTGTGATCTCCATGCAGCACTACAGCACCATGCGCCTTCGGTAAAGCACCCCTCAGCCTCAGAAGATGCCCTTCTAGAGGCATGCAACCATTGTCATTATACTCTAATGTAGGCCTTTTTGTCTACTAGCTAAATAGTGCAGAGCATGCATGATAGGTGCAACTCGTCATTCCAACATATTTGAACATTTAATTCATCCTTctttcagttcagtcagtcatttGTCTGAGCTGCAATAGGAACTAAATCAAAGAGAATAGAACAGTCTTATCCATTTGTTTATTGAAATCCATGTGTATTCAAAATTATCCAATGTTCTTTAGCCTGTCACTATAATAATTATATGTTTAATTTAGGCCAATCCAAATAAAAAAATAGGCCTTCAACTTGTAGGCATTGCAATTTAGGCTATAATTTTGGGTACTGGTGCCTTGCAGAATAattttaaagggggagatcaagctgatcctaactgttataggccaatttctatttgGCCCTGTTTatcaagtgttggaaaaacttgtcaataatcaactgattgGCTTTCTTGATGTTTATAGTATTCTCtcaggtatgcaatctggtttccactcaggctatggatgtgtcactgcaaccttaaaggtcctaaattatgtcaccattgcccttgattctaagcaatggtGTGCTGctttttttattgacttggcaaaaagcttttgatacggtagaccattacattcttgtgggccggctaaggagtattggtgtctctgaggggtctttggcctggttttctaacaacctctctcaaagagtgcagtgtataaaatcAGAACATCtgttgtctcagccactgcctgtcaccaagggagtaccccaaggcttgatcctagtccccacgctcttctcaatttacatcaacaacattgcttaggcagtaggaagctctctcatccatttatatgcagatgatacagtcttatactttGCTGCCCCCCGGATTTTgggttaaatgctctacaacaaagctatCTCAGTGTCCAACAAGcgttctctacccttaaccttgttctgaacaaagGTAATGTGATTCAgaaagaagaatgcccctctccccacaagtGTGGTTACTACCTctaagggtttagagcttgatgtagtcacctcatacaagtacttgggagtatggctagactgtACAGTGtcattctctcagcacatatcaaagctgcaggctaaggttaaatctagacttggttacCAAACTAactctgattcagatgaccatcctacccatgctagattatggagatgtCATTAATAGATAGGGTGCTCTCTAGCAGGCTAAATGTTCTTTATCAATAGGccgtcagatttgccaccaatgctccttataggacacatcactgcactctatactcctctgtaaactggtcatctctgtatacttgtcgcaagacccactggttgatgcttatttataaaaccctctcaggcctcactcccccctatctgagatacctactgcagccctcatcctccacatacaacacccgttctgccagtcacattctggtaaaggtctccaaagcacacacatccctgggtcgctcctattttcagttcgctgcagctagtgaccggaacgagctgcaaaaatcattcaaactggacagttttatctcaatctcttcattcaaagactcaatcatggacactcttactgacagtcgtggctgcttcgcgtgatgtattgttgtctaccttcttgccctttgtgctgttgttttTGTCCAATAGTGTtaataccatgttttgtgctgctaccatgttttgtgctgctgccatgttgtgttgctaccatgttgttgtcatgttgtattgctactatgctgtgttgtcatgtgtagctgccatgctatgttgtcttactgtaggtctctttatgtagtgttgctgtgtctctcttgtcatgatgtgtgttttgtccaaaaTGTTTATTTAATAAAAAATTGTTTATCTCAGCCCCGcctctgcaggaggccttttggtaggccgtcattgtaaataagaatttgttcttaactgacttgcctagttaaataaagattaaattcaattaaaataaaaacttgcattttataactgtttttagTATAGGGCTCCCCTTAATAAAAAGAAACCCTAGCTCGCAGGCctctaaatacattttaaaatagttGAAGGAGCACATGCAGTGGCTGATAGGGAAAACAGATCTGTCAATAAGAATAGGCTTTAGATAGTCTTGACCATTTGGGACCCCTTGGCTATTTCAATCAGGACAGGTTATAGCCAAGACTTAATCAATATTTCGTTTTCTCATTTATTGATATGGATATAGCCTCTGCGTGATGGGGTTGTGCAATGCAAATGGCTATAACAAGCCTAAATACAGAGTGAATTCACTAATACAACAGCCTAATATAAGACCTACAGTCAGTGCTCCCAAATACTGGAAAAAGTTTGATTCATTAGGTTACATGACCACCACAATAGCCCGACACAGCTATAAAAATAAATTATGCAATTATATGGCCATTAAATAACACACAACATGGCATATTTAGATAGCGGAATAGGCCTAAATCACATTTACTTTCTATTTTGCAGCTCAGGTGGTTATTCTAGACAAGGCTCTTCTGTGTCTATCATTCTCACACAAGTCATTTCCTGGAAGCCCAAGCCTATTCTACGTCATCTACTGGTATTGAATTTAATTTACTTTGGGTAACAGACATATACAACAAAATGTACGATGTGGACACAAAGGATATCACTTGAAAGTATGAATTAAAACActtgtttccaaagtggtcctcgaTGGTAAAAACAATAGCACATATAATGATTAAAAGGCAAGACAAAATTACAAACAACcataaatacattcatttatTTTGACATCCTAAAAAATGGCCCTATTCACTGCACTTTTCCCCTTACCTTAAAAATCAACCATATTTATTTTGCATTAAAACAATTTATCCATTGCACATCATACCGATCCTTCAAATCCATACACCTGACCAGCAGTAGGGGTCACAAGGGGAAGTGGAGTGGTTTCTTTTACTTAAGACAACCTTGAACAAATTAAAACCTTTGCCTGCTTTTTAAAGCAATTTCTACTTTTTCTTTGCTTGATCTCCAGGGGGAAGCTATTCCATAGACAAATGCCTGGATAGAAAAATTTGCTCCTCGCAGTACTGTTTACTCTTACGCAGTACTGATTTTACAAGACATAACATTAGCTCTAGTATTGTAACTGtgttggttatagaccatatcaatgtggtttTTCATATAACCTGGGGCACGATCATTTAAGATGTCAAACATATGATTAAGTTTAAGTTGGTCCACTCTGGACTCCAAAGGCAACGAGCCCACCTCCCGGAACTCCAGAAACCCCTATGTGGTCCTGGGgggacattcagcatatacctgataacattattTTGCATGACCTGCATTCTCCTTTTCAGCTTTTTTGATAGCACACTATACCAAGCAAAGTAAACATAATCAAAATGACATGGAATCAAGGTTGAGACAAGCATTTTCTTCACTTTGATGTTAAAATATCTAGTGTTACGatataaaaaatatacatttgtttGCCATTTTAGAAAGAATTTTGGCAGCAATCGGGTCTCCAGAAAGGGATTGATCTAGAGACACACCAAGATAAGTACACTTGTTTTAGATTCAATCTCCTTGCCTACACAGTTTACCTTTATCTTGATAGCCCTAAGCAATctacagaacaagaatagactgacgagtttcagaagaaagtctttgtttctggacattttgagcctgtaatccaacccacaaatactgatgctccagataatcaactagtctaaaggcagacagttttattgcttctttaatcagaacaacagttttcagctgtgctaacataattgcaaaatagttttctaatgatcaattagccttttaagatgataaacttggattagctatcacaacgtgcctttggaacacaggagtgatggttgctgataatgggtctctgtacacctatgtagatattcaacaaaccaaaaaatattttcaaatcagccgtttccagctacaatagtcatttacaacattaacaatgtctacactgtatttctgatcaatttgatgttattttaaatggacaaaaaatgtgcttttctttcaaaaacaaggacatttctaagtgaccccaaactttcgaatggtagtgtacattcaACCTTTTGGCAGGAATCTGGCTCCATAGTCCCCTTTCGATGCAGCAGGAAGCATCAGTGTAATTGGGTTCCTATGcttgttgaaatcaaatcaaatgttatcttcacatgcgctgaatacaacaggtgtagaccataccATGAAATGTTTACATATTTGTGGTCACCAGGCAGATTAAAGAAATTGGGAAGAAATCAACATTCTCTGTCTGCTTTGCTTTTAACACTTTAATGAAGTTTATCTGTCAATGATgacaatagttttttttttatgcaCTTTATAGCTCagttttcagtttttatttatttaactcaaCAGTTGCTTAATAATGGCAGACTGCATTCTCCCATGTAGGTTGTGTTGATATTGTGAActggacttacatctaaatgtatCTAGCAATTGACATGTTTGAGTTTTCGTTAAGACTATACTAGCATTTCAATATAGCTGTTGTCAAACTTGGTTTCCATTACACAATTTCCTAATTGTCATAACATCTAGTAGGCTAGACCCACATCCTCCCCTTATTATATCCCTCTGATGTTGTGGTGTTAATTTGCAAACTTCAAACTGAATAATTAATATAATTTTGTATACAAGATACATATGGACAGATATTGTAATTCTGTATATAAATTATTAAATTAATGTCACATTTAAAATATGCATGATTCTTTATGCTAATATTGGTAGGTTTTGCTCCATAGCTAGCCTTAAATTGCAAGTGATTGTGGTCTTTTTCGTAGACcgcgtggcctaatggataaggcgtctGACTTCGAATCAGAAGATTGAGGGTTCGAGTCCCTTCGTGGTCGTTTAACTTACTTATTTATATATGTTGTCAATGTCACTACAAAAGTAACGTGGCATGTCTCTTGTAGCCAAGAAAAGGTAGGATTATTGACATTGAGCCTACTTTGTTTTAGATTGATTAGCGACCGATTTCTGCTCGTGTAAGCTATATTCTTACAATTCGGTAGCCTAGTATTTAAGGCCGTCATATGTTTTAGTAGCAACATGATTTGGTTGAGGAATGTCACCACAGGGTGTGTACTCGTTAAATCAATGACTGTACGTTATTATGTAACAATAGTAGCAGTGATTGATGCACGTTGAACTGTAATGTGGCCATTCCTGGCATCATACCAAATTCCTATTCTGGTAAGATTTCGTAATGTTGCGCTCGTGGCCGCCTGTAGGTCATGGAAAATGCGCGATCAGAGTCTGCGCAACTCAGCGTTCTTCTCGTCGTCTGTGCGAAGTTTATGAAGCTGCACTGcaagaggagaaaaaaaaacattcgtCACTCTATTGGTAATTCCTGCTATATCCAATGAATCACAACTTCACATTTGTTGTTGCTAACTCTTTTGTCAATGTGATTAATTACTAAGCTAGTTAAAGTTTCTATATCTATAAACAATCTGCAAAAAACGCGGACGacctacgttagctagctagcgttagctcgCTAGCGACCGACATTAGCTAACGTTCCTTCAAAATGGTAGCTAGCTAGGCAGAATGCGTAGGAAAAGCTCGCTATTGGCTTATCAATTTATCCACAACAAATTTGTAAAGAACTCTGTTCGTTTTCAAATTGGTATTTTGTCCCCTTCGTTGCATGGCAGGATGTGCGTTTACCGTGGTTGAAAACACTGGCCTTCGAAGTACCGCAAAATAGTGTAGTTGGCTACATTCAGCGTAGAGTACACAAGGGGGGCTCAACAAAGAACCAGGAAGCATAATGCTCATTGGCCTAGCAAGAGAGTGTAAGATTGAAGCTGCTAATTATACGAATGGTTAATTTAAAGACGTACCCACATTTAATTCCCATGCAGAGTTTTATTTTTTACAACTAACTATTATGTCAATTGTCAGGTATTATTGGCAATAGTAATGGTGTCCTGACTACTGGAATGTATGCCTAGCCTACAATTTTTTAATAAAGAAGTTGATGCATTACAGAAGTCATGTTTTAGGCACACTTAGGGATGGATGGATCCCTGGTCTACCCATTGATTACGGCATATTATTTTCCCACAGAACAAAATCTTACCCAAACATTTTATAAATTCAATGCACTCTTTTCTTTATTCTATAATATATGCATAATTataaataatatatgccatttagcagacgcttttatccatagCAACTTAGACGTGTGCATACATTTGTACGCAGGCATTTTCCCggtaatcaaacccactaccctggcgttgcaagcaccatgctctacgaaCTGAGCTACATAGTCTCTTATAACAATAATATATTTGTTTTACACAGGGATTCCTATCAGTGGTGTGTTTTACATTTTGTTCTCTCCTGCAGGCTGGCAGTGCCAGGGGTGGTGCCCTCTCAGGTATAGGTGGTTATCTCTTGGGTGTGTAAACAGGACAGGCCAAGGGCTGTTAGGAGTGCAACATGAATTTTAAATTCACCTATAGCGAAATAGAGGAACTTGGGGGCAACTTGCCCATGAAGAAAAGGAAGTCACGCTTCACCTTCGATGAAGTCCATCTGCTGCTGACTGAAGTCAAAAGAAACAGGCACATCCTCGTAAGTAAGTACCTCCACTCAGTCTGTACTGTGGGCACAAATGACATGAATTTGATACATTTACGAAGTTTATGCATGGTAATGTGTGAAGCCTTTGGTCATGATCAGCATGAAGCACTCAAAATAGACATATGTTTGCTTTGCATTTGTTTCTCTTGTTCTCTGCATGCCTTTTATTCCTTGGTGTGCTGTTATCTGCCTTTGTCACCCACCACAGGCAAGTTCAACCAAGGCGCCTCGTCAGACCTGAGGAAGCGAACATGGGCGGACATCGCGATTCGCATCAACAAAATTAGCGAGTGCCAACGGGAGGTCATGGAGATCGTCAAGAAGTGGGCGGACCTAAAGTGTGATGCCAAGCGTAGGATGGTGGCCATGCGAGGGCCTAACGGTGTCCGTATCTCCCAGAACCTGTCGCCGGTGGAGAAAATGGTGCACGAGATACTATCCATGTCCCCTCCGAACAAGGCCACCATGGGCAGTATGAATGATGAACCTGAGGAGAATGACTTTGGTGACATGTCAGAGATGTCGACTCGCTCCTCTGGCACCTCTAATGGTATGGCTGGTCTTCATCACATGGCTATGCCTGTCACCAGCCCTCACGTGATGGGCTCGTCTATGTCTCCTTTCTCAACTCCGGATAAAGATATTGGCATGTTCTCTCAGATGCCATTTGGCCGTGAGTCTTTCCTGTATTCAGAACAATGTTTCTCATGAGCTCTTTCTCCCCAACACTCATGCATTCAACACACTCTATTCACATGttgtattgattattattatcttcTTTCTCCAATTTTTTTATTGTCCTTTTAGGGGATCCTTCTCTGTCGTCTCATGATTTTTCATTCATGAAACCAGTCGATGAAggtaactctttctctctcactttgttGTTGGTAAAAGTTGTTGCACCTAGGTTTCCGTGTACTTGTGCATCTATGAATTGTGTGTGTATTCACATCGTGTTTGTGTATTGCCCATAGACGACAGTCTGGGATTTGAGGACCTAGAAGAGGAGCCGCGGCACATGGGCTCCTTCCGCCCCCCTGCTGAGCCTCGTCGCACCTACTCCAGATTCGCTGCCTCTTCCACCGCTGTGTCTTCCTCCATGGCTACCTCCTCGTCCTCCCACCCAgctccctcctcttcctttctccctgctcctctctcctcttccacctctacaGGGTCAGTCATGGGGCAGGGGGCAATCCGGAAGCAGCTAGCCCACAGTGCCTCCCTCAGTCTCAAGGAGCAGCAGGCCACTACTGCCCTGCTAGGGGCCGTGTCGGGGTCTCTGGGGGCCCTGGCCCAGTCCGTGCAGCAGCTGGTGGAGTCGCAGCAGGAGTTTGTACGCGATTCCCTGCAGATGCAGCGAGAGACTGTTAGCGTCCTGCGAGACTTCTCCACCAATGCCCTGGCTCTCCTGCGGGACAAGGTCAACGGCCACCCACCGCCTTAACTCCCAGTTCACctacagaacacaacacacacacggacCCTACCTGTGAAGTGCTTGCCCGTGGACTGAGATCATGTCATTAATACTATTTGCTGATTCACCTTGAGAATGAGTATGCTGCCACTAGTATAGAGAGTACTGAATAGCAGGAAGCCCAAATAAAATTATGAATATCTTTATATACTGGAGATGAGCTTTCTAACCAGTGACTGGTTTATTGTTACTTTTGATGATAAAGAGCAATGCATCCACGTGTCATGGTTCCAGAATTATggtcaatctttttttttttttttttttttttactgaatgaAACAAGACTGGACATTGCAAGTATGTTTGTCAGAGAAAAACTTGTGCAATACTCTAAAAACGCTTTTCGAGTGTACGCGAACCGTTGATCTGCTCCTATTTTGTTTTACATAGCCTCATTTGCAGGCTTCCTCTAACAAGTATGCAATGACCGGTCATCCACACACATTCCAAGCATAACCAGCCACATTTATAGATTAATTTGGGTCAAATTAATTAGATGACTAATAAAAAAAGCAGCACGTACATGTGGAAAGTATGAGTGAGTTTTGATCTGCCAACCTCTGTCATTACAATCCAAAAGTTAGGTGGTTTGGTTTTCAAACGGGCAATAAATCCCACTACTACTACAAGACGACTAAATAGAAACTGGCCATATTTGTAGCATTTGCACTTCAATTTAATGTATTTTCATTTTGTATTGAGTTTAAATTATGAGTGTCAAACTTTTTAGAAAAGTTTTGAGTTATATTTTGTCAATGCTGAAGAAATGTGTTTTTATGAAAAAGTAACCTTTTTCACTGAACTTCAATTAACTTttggtttttccagactgaatgATTTTTAAAACATACTCGACTACTGTACTGTAACATGTAATGTGTGACTCCTTCAACCAAATCTTGAGAATAAAACAACCTGTTTTTAACTTATTTGTTCCTGGAGGTGGCACATGAATGTATGGTATCTGTTAGCAGTCATTTCTGAAGCTTAACCAGGCTACAGCTTTAAGACTCAGGTACTGACCACATTGAAACATGATCTTAGGCTTTAATAAATGATAGGACTCCCGGCTCATCATACAAGGTGCTGGTGCTGTTTGCCCTCTGAAGGACGGAAACACAATGCATCTGTGAAAAGCCAAAGATAACACACGTTCTGTTCACAGTTGTATTCCTTTTCTTTTACGTTCTGCCCTCTGGATCCAGATATCTGGCCATGAATCCTGAATAGTAAGTAGTTATGAGTTGTGAGTGACAATGGTATTTTAGCATTATTTGTACGGTTGTCGAAGCAGGATGTGGTGTCATGTTTAGGTAGGCTATTGTCTTGGATAACATTGTAGCTACAGTTAAAGGCCCCTTTACGTTTGTGGGAGAATAAAATGCTCTGAACTTGGGACACATTTTCCCAGTTTTAGGccaatggtttttcttttgttgctTTGTATGCAATAACCATAGTGCATGTTAGGTTTATCAAtggtgtgtttattttttttaatcctaaATAATAATGTAATGTCTTCCTCAGTGACTACCTAT comes from Salmo salar chromosome ssa20, Ssal_v3.1, whole genome shotgun sequence and encodes:
- the LOC106580761 gene encoding uncharacterized protein, whose amino-acid sequence is MNFKFTYSEIEELGGNLPMKKRKSRFTFDEVHLLLTEVKRNRHILVSKFNQGASSDLRKRTWADIAIRINKISECQREVMEIVKKWADLKCDAKRRMVAMRGPNGVRISQNLSPVEKMVHEILSMSPPNKATMGSMNDEPEENDFGDMSEMSTRSSGTSNGMAGLHHMAMPVTSPHVMGSSMSPFSTPDKDIGMFSQMPFGRDPSLSSHDFSFMKPVDEDDSLGFEDLEEEPRHMGSFRPPAEPRRTYSRFAASSTAVSSSMATSSSSHPAPSSSFLPAPLSSSTSTGSVMGQGAIRKQLAHSASLSLKEQQATTALLGAVSGSLGALAQSVQQLVESQQEFVRDSLQMQRETVSVLRDFSTNALALLRDKVNGHPPP